Proteins encoded together in one Chaetodon auriga isolate fChaAug3 chromosome 20, fChaAug3.hap1, whole genome shotgun sequence window:
- the LOC143338730 gene encoding uncharacterized protein LOC143338730, protein MEQPPGSLDDLQPQDLSTSSIATVIDLTRKGEECVLNATSLDALRMVKSPGWYPNSGASNPGLPFSETGSSDITLQSGDQVQPDNAFSHTTVTFSYVSRSHVFSTHDSLSQRSPLCSVPPIGKLALHPPCDSDEGLGETGYALNQHYLERVDGPVDLAAQTELLQSLSQAQVGPEDDGGVHSMQEPREVNGGVVSGDGDQEEHSLSLENSRGLENGQGDSWSSSGVCAESAQETLTPTTGEDEETGGSEVVYLMSKKPDPVVVPDSVAARDLCTLSREYISPLEDPVSPSATSQDDVEDVFVLPQASSSPSGDNSYLETTEEVAWDGLSTEGAIQAASGISDSTTRLDSSDGRKQSVHRRKAALGSLIDLTDDVCVSDLSENKPKAVIPHMNGNAKALQRTLKEKKLPMRSGRGTRLEAIVMNINSSRYKVSGCIRTNKTANASQSTAGVSKLASAERSDALSVGKRSNRARASFSVKTVKQKAVTPVKRGKTNNINTDSCKDSTSDSEIQNSKKSHSSTPPKSPQCAVHKNSKKEPEQLSHPEPSVETVARFSPPPLPPPPPPPPPPSKSPKKSQGKAKGKAAGSKTSSTAKTKGARTPKSRRKKHKPSQSSSMFSPKEPEIRLRYVNFKEEKRDLRLDSFSPFIRVERQQSSPSLCTVINYPEEVRTQHKKGQQAHPGGFISAVVPSTSCLQMGRASTHSQHQRSLVCCLCGQSANAMDLGDLHGPYYPEGYQPSTKTPASMSGLREDEDDYSDSDSSSCSMRGRGRKRAVPPAALRPGARLKEKGLLERQWWTGGATSSPAAKRARPDAGSANVEDWYSPPVLPLEPCEYWLHEDCGIWSAGVFLVKGKVYGLEEAVKVAQETRCSACRDPGATLGCFFKGCPNKYHYRCALESDCVLIEENFSMKCKKHKNKTFKAPPGNRWDDR, encoded by the exons ATGGAGCAGCCACCTGGGAGCTTAGACGATCTACAGCCTCAAGacctctccacctccagcatCGCCACTGTGATCGACCTGACCAGGAAAGGCGAGGAATGCGTCCTCAACGCCACGTCCCTCGATGCCCTGCGGATGGTCAAGAGCCCCGGCTGGTATCCAAACTCCGGGGCCAGCAACCCCGGATTACCCTTCTCAGAGACGGGCTCCTCGGACATCACGCTCCAATCAGGGGATCAAGTTCAACCAGACAATGCCTTTTCCCACACTACAGTCACCTTCTCCTACGTGAGCAGGTCTCACGTCTTCTCCACCCACGACTCCCTGTCTCAGCGTTCGCCTCTGTGCAGTGTGCCGCCCATTGGCAAGTTGGCCCTCCACCCTCCTTGTGACTCAGATGAAGGGCTTGGGGAGACTGGCTATGCACTCAACCAGCATTACTTGGAGCGTGTTGACGGGCCTGTGGACCTCGCCGCTCAGACCGAACTTTTACAGTCATTGTCTCAGGCTCAGGTGGGACCAGAGGACGATGGGGGAGTACATTCAATGCAGGAGCCCCGTGAGGTTAATGGTGGAGTTGTTTCCGGAGATGGAGACCAAGAGGAGCATAGCCTGTCTCTGGAAAACAGCAGGGGTTTGGAGAATGGTCAGGGGGATAGCTGGTCCAGTTCAGGAGTATGTGCTGAATCAGCACAGGAAACACTCACCCCTACCACAGGGGAGGACGAGGAGACAGGGGGCTCCGAGGTGGTCTATCTCATGTCTAAGAAACCAGACCCAGTGGTTGTCCCGGACAGCGTGGCTGCTAGAGACCTGTGCACACTGAGCAGGGAGTACATCAGTCCTCTGGAAGACCCCGTCTCCCCCTCCGCTACCTCACAGGACGACGTAGAGGACGTGTTCGTCCTGCCTCAGGCCTCCAGCTCACCCAGCGGCGACAACTCTTATCTAGAGACAACAGAGGAGGTTGCGTGGGATGGCTTGAGCACAGAGGGGGCCATTCAAGCTGCCTCTGGCATCAGCGATAGCACCACGAGGTTAGATTCAAGCGATGGAAGAAAGCAGTCTGTCCACAGGCGCAAGGCAGCATTGGGGTCTTTGATTGACTTAAcagatgatgtttgtgtgtctgatctTTCGGAAAACAAACCCAAGGCTGTCATTCCTCACATGAATGGGAATGCGAAGGCACTACAAAGAACtttaaaagagaagaaactgCCAATGCGTTCCGGCAGGGGGACGCGGTTAGAGGCGATAGTTATGAACATAAATTCAAGCAGGTATAAAGTGTCGGGATGCATTCGCACCAATAAGACCGCAAATGCCTCCCAGTCGACAGCAGGTGTTTCTAAGTTAGCCAGTGCTGAAAGGAGTGACGCCCTGTCAGTGGGAAAAAGGTCAAACAGAGCAAGAGCGTCTTtctcagtgaaaacagtgaaacaaaaagcagtAACTCCAGTGAAAAGGGgaaaaactaataacattaacactgacagctgcaaaGACTCTACCTCTGATTCAGAAATCCAGAATTCTAAAAAGTCCCACAGCAGCACACCTCCAAAAAGCCCTCAGTGTGCTGTGCACAAAAACTCAAAGAAGGAGCCAGAGCAGCTTTCTCACCCAGAGCCCTCAGTGGAAACTGTGGCAAGATTTTCCCCCCCACcactgcctccaccaccaccaccaccaccaccaccatcaaaaTCTCCAAAGAAAAGCCAAGGCAAAGCCAAAGGCAAGGCTGCTGGTAGCAAAACATCTTCCACTGCCAAGACAAAGGGGGCTCGCACTCCCAAGAGTAGGCGAAAGAAACACAAACCGAGCCAGTCTTCCTCCATGTTCTCCCCCAAGGAGCCAGAGATCAGGTTGAGGTACGTCAACttcaaggaggagaaaagggacTTGAGGTTAGACAGTTTCTCCCCATTCATCCGCGTGGAGCGGCAGCAGTCATCGCCATCACTGTGTACTGTAATCAACTACCCCGAGGAGGTGAGGACGCAACACAAGAAGGGCCAGCAGGCTCACCCCGGCGGGTTTATTTCTGCAGTTGTACccagcacttcctgtctgcagatgGGCCGAGCGTCCACGCACAGCCAGCACCAGCGCTCTCTGGTCTGCTGCCTGTGTGGGCAGTCCGCCAACGCCATGGACCTAGGAGACCTCCACGGCCCCTATTACCCCGAAGGGTACCAGCCAAGCACCAAAACACCAGCCAGCATGTCAGGTCTCAGAGAGGACGAAGATGACTACAGCGATTCGGACTCCTCGTCCTGCAGTATGAGGGGCAGGGGGAGGAAGCGTGCCGTTCCACCCGCCGCCCTCAGGCCAGGAGCTCGACTGAAGGAGAAGGGCCTCCTGGAGAGGCAATGGTGGACTGGTGGCGCCACCAGCAGCCCGGCAGCTAAGCGAGCCCGGCCAGACGCTGGCTCCGCCAATGTGGAGGACTGGTACAGCCCCCCCGTGCTGCCCCTGGAGCCCTGTGAATACTGGCTCCACGAAGACTGCGGCATCTGGTCCGCAGGCGTGTTCCTCGTGAAGGGCAAAGTCTACGGACTGGAGGAGGCTGTCAAGGTGGCCCAGGAGACG AGGTGTTCGGCGTGTCGTGACCCAGGTGCGACGCTGGGCTGCTTCTTCAAAGGCTGTCCCAACAAGTACCACTACAGGTGTGCTCTGGAGTCAG ACTGTGTTCTCATTGAAGAAAATTTCTCCATGAAGTGTAAAAAGCACAAG AACAAGACATTCAAAGCCCCTCCAGGGAACCGATGGGATGACAGGTGA
- the bsk146 gene encoding serine/threonine-protein kinase SBK1, which translates to MSSSPLVSRANMDILDELQLIAAQNLERLEVNKYYEVIRELGKGTYGKVDLVIHKIRGTKMALKFLKKKTTKLKSFLREYSISLYLSPCPFIINMFGIAFETDEYYVFAQEYALAGDLFDIIPPQVGLPEAVAKRCVHQVAIALDYLHCKKLVHRDIKPENILIFDRECRKVKLSDFGMTRRAGSPVKRVSGTIPYTAPELCDVSRHEGFCVDYSTDVWAFGVLLFCMLTGNFPWEKALPSDSFYQEFIRWQRRRTNTVPSQWRRFTEQALRMFRRLLSVEQDRRCSVKEVFGYFSHSWMLDVENNNGNGNSNSGGGGERVNGGGGGGGGGGGGGGGVRGEVGGTISSSSSGEEDEELLVERMKQQTLSPLSPLSPLSPLSPVAVERGSGGGAKGGMMEPSGGHHFVSVSTNSSVSSTNSYDRMPRENSSPGGRMLVATPIEICV; encoded by the exons ATGAGCTCCTCTCCGCTGGTGTCTCGAGCCAACATGGACAtcctggatgagctgcagctgatcgCAGCCCAGAACCTGGAGAGGCTGGAGGTCAACAAGTACTATGAGGTGATCAGGGAGCTGGGCAAGGGCACCTACGGCAAGGTGGACCTGGTCATCCACAAGATCAGAG GTACAAAAATGGCACTCAAGTtcctgaagaagaagacaacCAAGCTGAAGTCGTTCCTGCGGGAGTACAGCATCTCGCTCTACCTGTCTCCCTGCCCCTTTATCATCAACATGTTCGGCATCGCCTTCGAGACAGACGAGTACTATGTGTTCGCGCAGGAGTACGCTCTGGCGGGGGACCTCTTCGACATCATTCCTCCACAG GTCGGTCTTCCTGAGGCAGTGGCAAAGCGCTGTGTGCACCAAGTCGCCATCGCTCTGGACTACCTGCACTGTAAGAAGCTGGTCCACAGGGACATCAAGCCTGAAAACATCCTCATTTTTGACCGAGAGTGCCGCAAGGTCAAGCTGTCGGACTTTGGCATGACCCGCCGAGCTGGCTCACCTGTGAAAAGG GTGAGCGGCACCATCCCCTACACGGCCCCGGAGCTCTGCGACGTATCCCGCCACGAGGGTTTCTGCGTGGACTACAGCACTGACGTGTGGGCCTTCGGTGTGCTGCTCTTCTGTATGCTGACCGGCAACTTCCCCTGGGAGAAGGCGCTGCCCTCCGACTCCTTCTACCAGGAGTTCATCcgctggcagaggaggagaacaaacaCGGTGCCCTCGCAGTGGAGGCGCTTCACTGAGCAGGCCCTCCGCATGTTCCGCCGGCTGCTCTCCGTGGAACAGGACCGCCGCTGCTCCGTCAAAGAGGTCTTCGGGTACTTCAGCCACTCCTGGATGCTGGACGTGGAGAACAACAATGGAAACGGCAACAGCAACAGcggaggtggtggagagagggttaacggaggaggaggaggaggaggagggggaggagggggaggagggggggtgcgGGGAGAGGTGGGTGGCACTATCTCGTCATCTTCTTccggagaggaagatgaggagctCCTTGTGGAGAGGATGAAGCAGCAGACTTTATCTCCTCTTTCCCCGCTgtcacccctctctcccttgTCTCCGGTGGCGGTGGAGAGGGGTAGCGGCGGCGGGGCGAAGGGTGGGATGATGGAACCGAGCGGCGGCCACCATTTCGTGTCCGTCTCCACCAACAGCTCCGTGTCGTCCACCAACAGCTACGATCGAATGCCGCGAGAGAACAGTTCGCCGGGCGGCCGCATGCTGGTGGCTACGCCCATTGAAATCTGCGTCTGA